GAAGCACGGAAGTCTGGTATTGAAGATATTGTGATTGTTACGGGTAAGAGCAAGCGGAGTATCGAAGACTACTATGATTCAAATCCAGAACTGGAAGATAATTTACGGGCTAAGCACAAGGAAGAAATGTTAAAACTCGTTCAAGAAACGACTGATATTAACCTCTACTTTATTCGGCAATCACATCCCCGTGGCTTAGGTGATGCAGTTTTAACGGCTAAAGCCTTCGTTGGGGACGAACCTTTTGTTGTCATGCTGGGTGATGATTTGATGGAAGACAAAGTGCCATTGACGAAGCAATTGATGGATAGCTATGATCAAACACATGCCTCAACCTTAGCTGTTATGAAGGTGCCACATGATGATGTATCGAAATATGGGGTTATTAATCCTGAAAGTGAAAAGGCACCTGGTTTATACAATGTGAATAACTTTGTTGAAAAGCCAAGTCCCGAAGATGCTCCCAGTGATTTGGCGATTATTGGGCGTTACTTGTTAACTCCTGAAATTTTTGATGTCTTAGAACATCAAAAACCAGGTAAGGGTGATGAAATCCAATTAACTGATGCCATTGATACGCTGAATAAAACGCAACGCGTCTTCGCCCATGAATTTAAGGGCACACGTCATGATGTCGGTTACAAATTTGGTTACTTAAAGACGACGATTGA
This region of Lactobacillus sp. CBA3605 genomic DNA includes:
- the galU gene encoding UTP--glucose-1-phosphate uridylyltransferase GalU, whose product is MSKVRKAVIPAAGLGTRFLPATKAMPKEMLPIVDKPTIQFIVDEARKSGIEDIVIVTGKSKRSIEDYYDSNPELEDNLRAKHKEEMLKLVQETTDINLYFIRQSHPRGLGDAVLTAKAFVGDEPFVVMLGDDLMEDKVPLTKQLMDSYDQTHASTLAVMKVPHDDVSKYGVINPESEKAPGLYNVNNFVEKPSPEDAPSDLAIIGRYLLTPEIFDVLEHQKPGKGDEIQLTDAIDTLNKTQRVFAHEFKGTRHDVGYKFGYLKTTIEYGLTHPDVKDDLRAYIKDLGIKLTKADANKSATKKTTK